One bacterium DNA segment encodes these proteins:
- a CDS encoding FYDLN acid domain-containing protein — protein sequence MAASKKKAAKKPAKKKAAAKKKAAAPKKKKAPAKKKAAKKPAKKAAAKKKAAAKAKAPAKKAAAKKKAAPKKAAAKKKADPKKAATRKAPKKAAAKSEKEASKKKAAAKGKAASKDGATPAKKAKPKKAVQPSGPRHPKLGYKWTCFECAAKFYDLGKEEPICPKCGADQRDRPPEAPKPVSEVPKPKVVRPMAQLLDDEEPQPSPDDEVEETKAPGEEMFDDTEADDGGLDIDDDAGPDEGADPPEIDEL from the coding sequence ATGGCGGCCAGCAAGAAGAAGGCGGCGAAGAAGCCGGCGAAGAAGAAGGCTGCAGCCAAGAAGAAGGCTGCAGCCCCCAAGAAGAAGAAGGCTCCGGCCAAGAAGAAGGCCGCCAAGAAGCCGGCCAAGAAGGCGGCTGCGAAGAAGAAGGCGGCTGCGAAGGCCAAGGCACCTGCCAAGAAGGCGGCCGCGAAGAAGAAGGCGGCGCCGAAGAAGGCGGCCGCGAAGAAGAAGGCGGATCCGAAGAAGGCCGCCACCCGGAAGGCGCCGAAGAAAGCCGCCGCGAAGTCGGAAAAGGAAGCGTCCAAGAAGAAGGCCGCCGCCAAGGGCAAGGCGGCTTCCAAGGACGGGGCCACGCCCGCCAAGAAGGCGAAGCCGAAGAAGGCCGTCCAGCCCTCGGGTCCGCGCCACCCGAAGCTCGGGTACAAGTGGACCTGCTTCGAGTGCGCCGCGAAGTTCTACGACCTCGGTAAGGAAGAGCCGATCTGTCCCAAGTGCGGCGCTGACCAGCGCGATCGGCCGCCGGAGGCTCCGAAGCCCGTCTCCGAGGTCCCGAAGCCGAAGGTCGTGCGTCCGATGGCGCAGCTCCTCGACGACGAAGAGCCGCAGCCCTCGCCCGACGACGAGGTCGAAGAGACCAAGGCGCCCGGCGAAGAGATGTTCGACGACACCGAGGCCGACGACGGCGGCCTCGACATCGACGACGACGCGGGGCCGGACGAAGGCGCCGACCCGCCGGAGATCGACGAGCTCTAG
- the queA gene encoding tRNA preQ1(34) S-adenosylmethionine ribosyltransferase-isomerase QueA, which produces MTSSCREADPLAVLEDYDFELPESSIAQVALEERDAARLLLLDRETGARVAGGEDVRVRDLVGWLRPGDLLVVNATRVLSARLVGRKASGGAAEALLLGPDPERPGTHRALVKCTGRVREGLELVLGRGDGLPATIEALHGRGEVSLRFASDADPYSEGQAPLPPYIRREGVDDAEADLERYQTVYAREPGAIAAPTAGLHFTPALLAALEGRGIQRAEVVLHVGAGTFRPLDDEAMTSGLLHEEAFVLPEETVAAVEATRARGGRVVAVGTTSVRVLESQVGEDGRLAAGRGTTRLFLRPDGAPFRVVDALLTNFHLPRSSLLLLVAAFVGREPMLEAYRAAIAEGFRFYSYGDAMLIAPGLAEMAKERS; this is translated from the coding sequence TTGACCTCTTCGTGCCGGGAGGCGGACCCGCTCGCGGTCCTCGAGGACTACGACTTCGAGCTGCCCGAATCGTCGATCGCCCAGGTGGCCCTCGAAGAGCGGGACGCGGCGCGTCTGCTCCTGCTCGACCGGGAGACCGGCGCGCGCGTCGCTGGCGGCGAGGACGTCCGGGTCCGGGATCTCGTCGGCTGGCTTCGCCCGGGCGATCTGTTGGTCGTGAACGCGACGCGGGTGCTCTCCGCGCGCCTGGTCGGTCGCAAGGCGAGTGGCGGGGCCGCCGAGGCGCTGTTGCTCGGTCCGGATCCCGAGCGTCCCGGGACCCACCGCGCGCTCGTGAAGTGCACCGGTCGCGTCCGCGAAGGCCTCGAGCTCGTGCTCGGCCGCGGCGACGGGCTGCCGGCCACGATCGAAGCGCTCCACGGGCGCGGGGAAGTGTCGTTGCGTTTCGCGTCGGACGCGGATCCCTATTCAGAAGGACAGGCGCCGCTCCCCCCGTACATCCGACGCGAAGGGGTGGACGACGCCGAAGCGGACCTCGAGCGCTATCAGACGGTCTACGCGCGCGAGCCCGGGGCGATCGCGGCACCGACGGCGGGACTCCACTTCACGCCCGCGCTCCTCGCGGCCCTCGAAGGGCGCGGCATCCAGCGCGCCGAAGTCGTCCTGCACGTGGGCGCAGGGACGTTCCGCCCCCTCGACGACGAAGCGATGACCAGCGGCCTGCTCCACGAGGAGGCGTTCGTCCTGCCCGAGGAGACGGTGGCGGCGGTCGAGGCGACGCGTGCGCGCGGCGGCCGGGTCGTCGCGGTGGGGACGACGAGCGTGCGGGTGCTCGAGAGCCAGGTCGGCGAGGACGGCCGGCTCGCGGCGGGACGCGGCACGACCCGGCTCTTCCTCCGGCCGGACGGGGCGCCCTTCCGCGTCGTCGACGCCCTCCTCACCAACTTCCATCTTCCGCGCTCGTCGCTCCTCCTGTTGGTCGCGGCCTTCGTCGGTCGCGAGCCGATGCTCGAGGCCTATCGGGCGGCGATCGCCGAGGGGTTCCGGTTCTACTCGTACGGCGACGCGATGCTGATCGCGCCCGGTCTCGCCGAGATGGCGAAGGAGCGCTCATGA
- a CDS encoding response regulator, whose product MSKKSRILLIDDVPMFRELGQVFLSRSGPVDLADSGVSAFKSAEHRPPSVVIADMHLPDIDGAELCRRFKENPGLGCPRVVLLARPDAPEDHAEAVRAGADDVLFKPLERDALINAVRRLVDFDTPRGLPRAQISERIEITTRGRQIEGTLRNVSRGGVFVDAALETTLAEEVALSFSLEGNGLVAPTARVVWAEHGEDGVDHVGLRFLEIDAQTVERIDHYVSDHFPRTPSLPA is encoded by the coding sequence ATGTCGAAGAAATCGCGCATCCTGCTCATCGATGACGTCCCGATGTTCCGTGAGCTGGGGCAGGTCTTCCTGTCGCGTAGCGGACCGGTCGATCTCGCCGACTCCGGGGTCTCCGCCTTCAAGAGCGCCGAGCATCGCCCGCCGAGCGTGGTGATCGCGGACATGCACCTGCCGGACATCGACGGGGCCGAGCTCTGTCGCCGCTTCAAGGAGAACCCGGGCCTGGGCTGTCCTCGCGTGGTCCTGCTCGCACGGCCGGACGCACCGGAGGACCACGCGGAGGCGGTTCGCGCCGGGGCCGACGACGTGCTCTTCAAGCCGCTCGAGCGCGACGCGTTGATCAACGCCGTCCGCCGCCTCGTCGACTTCGACACGCCGCGCGGTCTCCCGCGCGCCCAGATCTCCGAGCGCATCGAGATCACGACCCGCGGCCGGCAGATCGAAGGGACGCTCCGCAACGTGAGTCGAGGCGGCGTCTTCGTCGACGCGGCCCTCGAGACGACGCTGGCCGAGGAGGTCGCGCTCTCCTTCAGCCTCGAGGGCAACGGCTTGGTCGCCCCGACGGCTCGCGTGGTGTGGGCGGAGCACGGTGAAGACGGCGTCGACCACGTCGGCCTCCGTTTCCTCGAGATCGATGCGCAGACCGTCGAGCGCATCGACCACTACGTGAGCGATCACTTCCCGCGTACGCCCAGCCTGCCCGCCTAG
- a CDS encoding ROK family protein, whose protein sequence is MLLGIDIGGTKVVLAVGDAEGRTRASRRRPMPLSGDWRADLDALVDEARLLLEEADVPREALTRIGVSVPGPTDPRAGVLINPPNLPGWRDVPVAEVLAEALGAPTRIENDGNAAALAEARFGAGQGTDDLVYLTMSTGVGGGFLSEGRLIRGAFGAAGEPGHIPIVAGGRLCACGLRGCLEAYTGGNAWRDHLRTIAPADSEAVHRAGGDRAALRPEHVVEAARAGDPWANEVFGIWLDDLAQGIATIVMLLEPRRIVLGTIAVAAGEALCFAPLRARLAERLWPQQAERLEVVPAALGDTLPEHAGFAVALDPDRR, encoded by the coding sequence TTGCTGCTCGGGATCGACATCGGAGGCACCAAGGTCGTGCTGGCGGTGGGCGACGCCGAGGGACGGACACGTGCGTCGAGACGCCGGCCCATGCCGCTCTCGGGCGACTGGAGGGCAGATCTCGACGCTCTGGTGGACGAGGCCCGCTTGCTGCTCGAGGAGGCGGACGTCCCGCGCGAGGCGCTCACGCGGATCGGGGTCTCGGTTCCCGGGCCGACGGATCCGCGCGCCGGGGTGCTGATCAATCCCCCCAATCTGCCGGGCTGGCGTGACGTCCCCGTGGCCGAGGTTCTCGCGGAGGCGCTCGGCGCACCGACGCGGATCGAGAACGACGGGAATGCGGCGGCGCTCGCCGAGGCGCGATTCGGGGCCGGGCAGGGCACCGACGACCTGGTCTACCTGACGATGTCGACCGGCGTCGGCGGTGGATTCCTCTCGGAGGGGAGGCTGATCCGAGGGGCCTTCGGGGCAGCGGGGGAGCCCGGTCACATCCCGATCGTCGCGGGCGGACGCCTGTGTGCCTGTGGGCTGCGTGGCTGTCTCGAGGCGTACACGGGCGGCAATGCCTGGCGGGATCATCTCCGCACGATCGCGCCGGCGGATTCGGAAGCGGTTCACCGGGCCGGCGGCGATCGCGCGGCCCTCCGGCCCGAACACGTCGTGGAGGCGGCACGCGCAGGCGACCCCTGGGCGAACGAGGTCTTCGGGATCTGGCTCGACGATCTCGCGCAGGGGATCGCCACGATCGTGATGCTGCTCGAGCCCCGTCGGATCGTGCTCGGGACCATCGCCGTGGCCGCCGGCGAGGCGCTCTGTTTCGCCCCCCTGCGTGCGCGACTCGCGGAGCGACTCTGGCCCCAGCAGGCGGAGCGGCTCGAGGTGGTCCCCGCCGCGCTGGGCGACACGCTTCCGGAACACGCGGGCTTCGCGGTCGCCCTCGATCCCGATCGGCGCTAG
- the tgt gene encoding tRNA guanosine(34) transglycosylase Tgt, which produces MSVITRAEGFALEVVDREGAARRSRLTTPHGVIETPTFMPVATYGAVRGVSFQELAEAGAQILLSNTYHLHERPGEETVEALGGLHGFTGWDGPWLTDSGGFQVTSLADRAKIDEEGVTFTSPLDGRRRQLTPENTIAIQEALGSDIAMVLDECLPIDHDESGRTDPREMQRAMERTLRWAERAQAARRRSQQAVFAIVQGGASEALRRASAEATAGIEFDGYAHGGLGLGESREERRAAVATANAALPDDRPRYLMGLGRPIDLLDGVAAGVDLFDCVVPTRNGRHGLVFTSEGTISLRNAGYARDQDPIDPACTCPACRNHSRGYLRHLVKTGESLGRRLSALHNLTYYLNLLTRAREAIRAGRFAALHAEVGAIADVRL; this is translated from the coding sequence ATGAGCGTGATCACCCGCGCCGAGGGCTTCGCGCTCGAAGTCGTGGACCGGGAAGGTGCGGCGCGGCGCTCGCGGCTCACGACGCCCCACGGCGTGATCGAGACGCCGACGTTCATGCCGGTCGCGACGTATGGCGCGGTTCGCGGCGTGAGCTTCCAGGAGCTCGCCGAGGCGGGCGCGCAGATCCTGCTCTCGAACACCTACCATCTCCATGAGCGCCCGGGAGAGGAGACGGTCGAAGCCCTGGGCGGTCTGCACGGCTTTACCGGTTGGGACGGGCCCTGGCTCACGGATTCCGGCGGCTTTCAGGTCACGAGCCTCGCCGACCGCGCGAAGATCGACGAGGAGGGCGTGACCTTCACGTCGCCCCTCGACGGACGCCGTCGCCAGCTCACGCCCGAGAACACCATCGCCATCCAGGAAGCCCTCGGCTCCGACATCGCGATGGTCCTCGACGAGTGCCTGCCGATCGATCACGACGAATCCGGACGAACCGACCCGCGCGAGATGCAGCGGGCCATGGAGCGGACCCTGCGCTGGGCGGAGCGCGCCCAGGCGGCGCGCCGACGCTCGCAGCAGGCGGTCTTCGCGATCGTCCAGGGCGGGGCCTCGGAGGCGCTTCGGCGTGCGAGCGCCGAGGCGACCGCGGGGATCGAGTTCGACGGATACGCCCACGGCGGCCTCGGGCTCGGCGAGAGCCGGGAGGAGCGACGCGCCGCCGTGGCGACCGCCAATGCGGCCCTGCCCGACGACCGCCCCCGCTACCTGATGGGTCTCGGCCGCCCGATCGACCTCCTCGACGGGGTGGCCGCGGGGGTCGATCTCTTCGACTGCGTCGTGCCCACCCGCAATGGTCGCCACGGCCTCGTGTTCACCTCCGAGGGCACGATCAGCCTGCGCAACGCCGGCTACGCCCGCGACCAGGACCCGATCGATCCCGCCTGCACCTGTCCGGCCTGCCGAAATCACAGCCGGGGCTACCTGCGCCACCTGGTGAAGACCGGTGAGTCGCTGGGCCGCCGACTCTCCGCGCTCCATAACCTCACGTATTACTTGAACCTTCTCACGCGGGCGCGGGAGGCGATCCGCGCGGGCCGTTTCGCGGCGCTCCACGCCGAGGTCGGGGCGATCGCGGACGTTCGGCTCTAG
- a CDS encoding family 10 glycosylhydrolase — MAGLLAGLLLACVPEPATRPAPASTAEAGAEVPGALRPDAGSAEAAPLARGLWILAEGSERVLDAPRERLGPLLDRAARLGATDLFVQVYRGGRAFYAAGPGIERTPAVDPLEAEGVDGLQLLLDAARARGFRVHAWVNVLSLSTRRDAALIGQLGREAILVDRSGRSVLDYPDFDVPQPDRRYYRMGTRGLYLDPAVPAVRDRLVSTFVDLLRRYPDLDGLHLDYIRHPGVLPFAPGSRFGVGLEFGYGAVSRSRYRSETGRPDPIDGAGPGVVRGANAWDAWRREQVTQLVEAIAQNARATRPGLEISAAVIAYDDRAYLSLAQDWRGWLRSGALDRAIPMAYTLDDALLLNQLESYAGWPYADRIWPGLGVWLFDDAPERALDQLAQLRELGFGGEVLFSDDAIAQSPALLDALATTAPARREETRP, encoded by the coding sequence TTGGCCGGCCTGCTTGCGGGTCTCCTGCTGGCGTGTGTGCCCGAACCCGCGACGCGCCCCGCTCCCGCCAGCACCGCCGAGGCCGGCGCAGAAGTGCCCGGGGCGCTTCGTCCCGATGCCGGATCGGCCGAGGCCGCCCCCCTCGCCCGCGGCCTCTGGATCCTCGCCGAGGGCAGCGAGCGCGTCCTCGACGCCCCTCGCGAACGCCTCGGCCCCCTGCTGGATCGCGCGGCTCGACTCGGCGCGACGGATCTCTTCGTCCAGGTCTACCGTGGAGGGCGGGCCTTCTACGCTGCCGGGCCCGGGATCGAACGGACGCCTGCGGTCGACCCGCTCGAAGCGGAGGGCGTCGACGGCCTGCAGCTGCTCCTCGACGCCGCCCGTGCGCGGGGCTTCCGGGTGCACGCCTGGGTCAACGTGCTCTCGCTCTCGACCCGACGCGACGCGGCGTTGATCGGGCAGCTCGGGCGCGAGGCGATCCTCGTGGATCGGTCCGGTCGGTCGGTCCTCGACTATCCGGACTTCGACGTGCCGCAGCCCGATCGACGGTACTACCGGATGGGCACGCGGGGGCTCTATCTCGATCCCGCGGTGCCGGCGGTTCGCGACCGGCTCGTTTCGACCTTCGTCGATCTGCTCCGCCGCTACCCCGACCTCGATGGTCTCCACCTCGACTACATCCGGCATCCTGGCGTCCTCCCCTTCGCCCCCGGTTCGCGATTCGGGGTGGGCCTCGAGTTCGGGTACGGCGCGGTCTCGCGTTCCCGATATCGAAGCGAGACCGGGCGCCCCGATCCGATCGACGGCGCCGGGCCCGGTGTGGTTCGCGGCGCCAACGCCTGGGACGCCTGGCGAAGGGAACAGGTCACGCAGCTCGTCGAAGCGATCGCGCAGAACGCGCGGGCGACGCGGCCGGGCCTGGAGATCTCGGCGGCGGTCATCGCGTACGACGATCGGGCGTACCTTTCGTTGGCCCAGGACTGGCGGGGCTGGCTTCGATCGGGGGCCCTCGATCGCGCGATTCCGATGGCGTATACGCTGGACGACGCGCTGTTGCTGAACCAGCTCGAGAGCTACGCCGGCTGGCCCTATGCCGATCGCATCTGGCCGGGCCTCGGCGTCTGGCTCTTCGACGACGCGCCGGAGCGGGCGCTCGACCAGCTGGCCCAGCTGCGCGAGCTCGGCTTCGGGGGGGAGGTCCTGTTCTCGGACGACGCGATCGCGCAGAGCCCGGCCCTCCTCGACGCCCTCGCGACGACGGCACCCGCGCGCCGCGAGGAGACGCGCCCTTGA
- a CDS encoding methyl-accepting chemotaxis protein: protein MSTGLARLGPSHVAGAMVLVLGLGAAALGLSAGWTALLVAVAVFVGARRVEDAMARARDAADRVVDQAIGLESPPVPDDVPERWREEWPARAAHLRQAETLLWRATALPPLVDERLGRLTDAASRQEEAIEETASLVANMRQSMREVADQVEKLEDSSDQSAASVLQLGQSVDEVADSTASLHERVDSSTSSVHEMSASIRQVATSAEQVQGMAESTAAAVSQMDRSIQEVSNHAVEAATLTDRAREGATDGRQAVQSTIEDIERISTLTSDAMERLDGLVGRISQIGSILGAIDEINDETNLLSLNAAIIAAQAGEQGKAFLVVANHVKTLAKRTASSTHDIERLIGGIHEESSRAVDAMRAGIEAVKTGVERSRGAGVALQTIEEACSDASERVAEIARSTAEQSRNSKGVAETTLQTSMQIQQISEAIEEQRSASESLLANSEVALTSCLNVHRATDEQRATSRHITTTIAAISERIRDIGEQTRNHAEASDSTSAAVMRLLDNAQEAASNAAPIRELFDELAPAPSGGESASDGA, encoded by the coding sequence GTGAGCACTGGGCTCGCTCGCCTCGGTCCGTCCCACGTCGCGGGGGCGATGGTGCTCGTCCTCGGGCTGGGCGCTGCCGCCCTCGGACTCTCCGCCGGATGGACGGCCCTGCTCGTCGCCGTCGCCGTGTTCGTCGGCGCGCGTCGTGTCGAGGACGCGATGGCGCGGGCGCGTGATGCGGCGGACCGGGTCGTCGACCAGGCGATCGGCCTCGAGTCCCCTCCCGTTCCCGACGACGTACCCGAGCGCTGGCGGGAGGAGTGGCCTGCTCGGGCGGCCCACCTTCGCCAGGCGGAGACCCTCCTCTGGCGCGCTACCGCCCTGCCGCCGCTCGTCGACGAACGCCTGGGGCGCCTGACCGACGCAGCCAGTCGTCAGGAAGAAGCCATCGAAGAAACCGCCTCGCTGGTCGCGAACATGCGTCAGTCGATGCGGGAGGTCGCCGACCAGGTCGAGAAGCTCGAGGATTCGTCCGACCAGTCGGCCGCTTCGGTCCTCCAGCTCGGGCAGTCCGTCGACGAGGTCGCCGATAGCACGGCCTCCCTCCATGAGCGGGTCGACTCCTCGACGAGCTCGGTCCACGAGATGAGCGCTTCGATCCGACAGGTCGCCACCAGCGCCGAGCAGGTCCAGGGCATGGCCGAGTCGACCGCGGCCGCGGTCAGCCAGATGGATCGGTCCATCCAGGAAGTGTCGAACCACGCGGTCGAGGCGGCGACGCTGACCGATCGCGCTCGCGAGGGCGCCACCGACGGTCGACAGGCCGTACAGTCCACGATCGAGGACATCGAGCGGATCTCCACCCTCACCAGCGACGCGATGGAGCGACTCGACGGTCTGGTCGGCCGGATCTCCCAGATCGGCAGCATCCTCGGTGCCATCGACGAGATCAACGACGAGACCAACCTGCTCTCGCTCAATGCCGCCATCATCGCGGCCCAGGCCGGCGAGCAGGGCAAGGCCTTCCTCGTCGTCGCGAACCACGTGAAGACCCTCGCGAAGCGGACCGCCTCGTCGACCCACGACATCGAGCGGCTGATCGGCGGAATCCACGAGGAATCGAGCCGGGCGGTCGACGCGATGCGGGCGGGGATCGAGGCCGTCAAGACCGGCGTCGAGCGTTCGCGCGGCGCCGGGGTCGCCCTCCAGACGATCGAGGAAGCCTGCAGCGACGCGAGCGAGCGCGTCGCCGAGATCGCGAGGTCCACCGCGGAGCAGTCCCGCAACTCGAAGGGCGTCGCCGAGACGACCCTCCAGACGTCCATGCAGATCCAGCAGATCTCCGAGGCGATCGAGGAGCAGCGGAGCGCGAGCGAGTCGTTGCTCGCGAACTCGGAGGTCGCCCTCACCAGCTGCCTGAACGTCCACCGCGCCACCGACGAGCAGCGCGCGACCAGCCGCCACATCACGACCACGATCGCCGCGATCAGCGAGCGGATCCGCGACATCGGTGAGCAGACGCGGAATCACGCCGAAGCCAGCGACTCGACGAGCGCGGCGGTCATGCGCCTGCTCGACAACGCGCAGGAAGCCGCCTCCAACGCTGCCCCCATCCGGGAGCTCTTCGACGAGCTCGCGCCGGCGCCGAGCGGCGGCGAATCGGCCTCGGACGGCGCCTAG
- a CDS encoding transglycosylase SLT domain-containing protein, with product MVTMTQGTQDTQGHAAGRGIRAIALALVATGLLSSVVSARVDGEIQPPLESGATVVPAPVESVSERGAESTEVPPLDPDAAVAADVPGGLPTPPADAVLRAQSQAMLDDPAALFRAAAAAIEAEDYAHADWLYAQIGLRHPIVGDHSGLLRARLQLDRGRPTEAREIATATLSEFAETPLRAPLHELVGEALVRTRDEAAAREAWAAALSATDEDDQRAALLRKVARSEERSGEDRAAGITWRLLWYAHPATDEAKQASHRLDVIEAHLGERLRRASDWRRRGDRLFRQRMNDEALEAYDRALAMGLPKAETRRARKQRAQTLFRMRRYPEAVAAFEALPQTGDTPIWTARSMARADRVPESIAAFEKLAKKSGPNQMRAHYLAALLLDGRDRDDEARAHFEILANDPKGNGNKRAALWRLGWSDYRFGRHAEAAKRFEALADATSHPIDRLRPRYWHARALEKAGRPEEANAILAEIAEEFPLAYYGWRARIATGRQDVARPAHAISVGRAALPGSALERVRILMKAGLAEAGAEETASLTRRARGLDDRVELARLLTSAGDFNRAQRVIVDAYSANLARGPVAGLEELWWYAWPSAFEGLVDEATADEGSVDPELVYSIMREESGYRPKVVSPVGARGLLQIMRETGARLADRSGRRGFDPDDLFDPRTNIELGSFYLAELSAQFPTKLSASIASYNAGPHVVTDWVEGDARPDDEWVEAIPYSQTRSYVKRVMRSLQAYRLLY from the coding sequence ATGGTCACGATGACGCAGGGGACGCAGGACACGCAGGGCCACGCGGCAGGCCGCGGGATCCGCGCGATCGCGTTGGCCCTCGTCGCGACGGGCCTGCTGTCGAGCGTCGTCTCGGCGCGGGTCGACGGCGAGATCCAGCCGCCGCTCGAATCCGGCGCGACCGTCGTCCCGGCGCCTGTGGAATCGGTGTCCGAACGGGGCGCGGAGTCGACGGAGGTGCCCCCCCTCGATCCCGACGCAGCGGTCGCGGCCGACGTGCCGGGCGGCCTGCCGACGCCCCCGGCGGATGCCGTCCTGCGCGCACAGAGCCAGGCGATGCTCGACGACCCGGCGGCGCTCTTCCGCGCGGCGGCCGCGGCGATCGAGGCCGAGGACTATGCCCACGCCGACTGGCTCTACGCCCAGATCGGCTTGCGGCACCCGATCGTCGGCGACCACTCGGGGCTCCTGCGCGCGCGACTGCAGCTCGACCGCGGTCGCCCGACCGAGGCCCGGGAGATCGCGACGGCGACGCTCTCCGAGTTCGCGGAGACGCCGCTGCGCGCTCCGCTCCACGAGCTCGTCGGCGAGGCCCTGGTCCGGACCCGGGACGAGGCCGCGGCCCGCGAGGCCTGGGCGGCGGCGCTCTCGGCGACCGACGAGGACGACCAGCGCGCCGCGCTGCTCCGGAAGGTCGCGCGGAGCGAGGAACGCTCCGGCGAGGACCGCGCCGCAGGGATCACCTGGCGCCTTCTCTGGTATGCGCACCCCGCGACCGACGAGGCGAAGCAGGCGAGTCATCGCCTCGACGTGATCGAAGCGCACCTGGGCGAGCGCCTGCGCCGCGCCAGCGATTGGCGGCGTCGCGGCGACCGACTCTTCCGCCAGCGCATGAACGACGAGGCCCTCGAGGCCTACGATCGTGCGCTCGCGATGGGACTGCCCAAAGCCGAGACCCGTCGCGCCCGCAAGCAGCGCGCCCAGACGCTCTTCCGCATGCGCCGCTATCCGGAAGCCGTCGCCGCCTTCGAAGCGCTGCCGCAGACGGGGGACACGCCGATCTGGACGGCGCGCTCGATGGCCCGGGCGGACCGCGTACCGGAGTCCATCGCCGCGTTCGAGAAGCTCGCGAAGAAGTCCGGGCCCAACCAGATGCGCGCCCACTACCTCGCCGCGCTCCTCCTGGACGGGCGCGATCGCGACGACGAGGCACGTGCGCACTTCGAGATCCTGGCCAACGATCCGAAGGGCAATGGCAACAAGCGGGCGGCGCTCTGGCGGCTCGGCTGGAGCGACTACCGCTTCGGCCGGCACGCGGAGGCCGCGAAGCGCTTCGAGGCCCTGGCGGACGCGACCTCCCATCCGATCGACCGTTTGCGGCCGCGCTACTGGCACGCTCGCGCGCTCGAGAAGGCCGGGCGGCCCGAGGAGGCGAACGCCATCCTCGCGGAGATCGCCGAGGAGTTCCCGCTCGCCTACTACGGCTGGCGTGCGCGGATCGCGACCGGGCGGCAGGACGTGGCCCGCCCCGCGCACGCGATCTCGGTCGGGCGAGCAGCGCTCCCGGGCAGCGCCCTCGAGCGGGTCCGGATCCTGATGAAGGCGGGGCTGGCGGAGGCGGGTGCCGAGGAGACGGCGTCGCTCACGCGCCGCGCCCGCGGCCTCGACGATCGCGTCGAGCTCGCGCGGCTGCTGACCTCGGCCGGGGACTTCAATCGCGCCCAGCGCGTGATCGTCGACGCCTACAGCGCGAATCTCGCGCGGGGCCCGGTCGCCGGCCTCGAGGAGCTCTGGTGGTACGCCTGGCCCTCGGCCTTCGAGGGGCTCGTCGACGAGGCGACCGCCGACGAGGGCAGCGTCGATCCGGAGCTCGTGTATTCGATCATGCGCGAGGAGAGCGGTTACCGGCCGAAGGTCGTGTCCCCGGTCGGCGCGCGGGGGCTGCTCCAGATCATGCGCGAGACCGGCGCGCGCCTCGCGGACCGGAGCGGGCGCCGCGGCTTCGATCCCGATGATCTCTTCGATCCGCGCACGAACATCGAGCTCGGCTCGTTCTACCTGGCCGAACTCTCGGCGCAATTCCCGACCAAGCTGTCGGCCTCCATCGCCAGCTACAACGCCGGCCCGCACGTGGTCACCGACTGGGTCGAGGGCGATGCGCGCCCCGACGACGAGTGGGTCGAAGCGATTCCCTACTCGCAGACGCGGAGCTACGTGAAGCGCGTCATGCGCAGCCTGCAGGCCTACCGGCTTCTCTACTGA